The Rhodopirellula bahusiensis genome includes a window with the following:
- a CDS encoding biotin/lipoyl-binding protein, producing the protein MSQAFNSTTEPSFSGNPSPTEFDARTVDLMSISPELRSDLTVVRHFYRGCPCYVIDDPASGRNHRLGESEYSFATALNGKRTVEQAVAVVAQRFGPEALGDDEALGLLGWLVDTGLLHSRTRKGQHGESESQNKLDLNRRSLTVGTLFQRFRFGNPDRYIAAITQRLSQPILVLLAIASALCLFTGATLFAGHLDALERTVRQAVVSDRLLSLMFTFAGLKVLHEFGHALACRLFGCAVRGCGIVMILFVPMPYVDVSSVSLLTSKWKRIAVSLAGVFFELMIASLAMNVFASTNDPLLRLQCVDVMVAAAITSFAFNLNPLMRFDGYYAMADGLEIPNLATQGSRALRAILGRVLIGKAIGPNEIANPKGWIIGHGILSGVWRVFITVTLLIAASTMFSGWGLLLVFAVAFGWAQKHLSLLLSHLMDPTKGIAMHLSTKRVAAMVAGVVGLGIFALFVPIARSKQLPTSIRLADTQSIRCAESGFVAEVMVRVGDQVQKGDPLCQLTSPELESELAIVQSNLRLSASHLRRLHSRGDIAGFQAETANEQSLRRRLDSVRQQLDSLLIVAPQAGQIVEGNLDDLEGRFLRRGEAVCTMGDNESAHIVALLPADQSLHWETNSVHRARLWVEGQPSHPMDIALQLDSMQASDRVEFTELAASVGGPLPVYAGDESGGPRWVNPQLKLTATLALDSVDSAKPQLAPGQVAVCRIQMPKQPIAMTLRDWWFYEAAN; encoded by the coding sequence ATGTCCCAAGCATTCAATTCAACCACCGAACCATCCTTCTCTGGCAATCCATCGCCGACCGAGTTTGACGCGCGAACAGTCGACCTCATGTCGATCTCGCCAGAATTGCGTTCGGACCTGACGGTTGTCCGACACTTCTATCGCGGCTGCCCTTGTTATGTGATTGATGATCCAGCGAGCGGTCGGAACCATCGTTTGGGTGAATCAGAATACTCCTTCGCAACCGCATTGAACGGCAAACGAACGGTGGAGCAAGCGGTGGCGGTCGTCGCTCAACGTTTCGGACCAGAGGCTCTTGGCGACGATGAAGCCCTCGGGCTATTGGGCTGGTTGGTGGATACCGGGTTGCTGCACAGCCGGACGCGGAAGGGCCAACACGGCGAGTCAGAATCACAAAACAAGTTGGATCTCAATCGCCGTTCGCTCACTGTCGGAACATTGTTTCAACGTTTTCGCTTTGGGAATCCTGATCGCTACATCGCCGCAATCACGCAGCGGCTTTCACAACCGATCCTGGTGCTACTCGCGATCGCATCGGCACTCTGTCTTTTCACCGGCGCAACGCTATTCGCGGGTCATTTGGACGCATTGGAACGAACCGTTCGCCAAGCCGTTGTGAGTGATCGCCTGTTGTCCTTGATGTTCACCTTTGCTGGTTTGAAAGTCCTTCACGAATTCGGTCATGCGCTGGCGTGTCGCTTGTTCGGATGCGCCGTCCGCGGTTGCGGAATCGTGATGATTCTCTTTGTTCCAATGCCATACGTGGATGTTTCGTCGGTTTCACTTTTGACATCGAAGTGGAAACGCATTGCGGTTTCGTTGGCTGGAGTGTTCTTCGAATTGATGATCGCCTCTCTCGCGATGAACGTCTTTGCATCCACGAACGATCCATTGCTTCGATTGCAATGCGTCGACGTGATGGTTGCAGCTGCAATCACCAGCTTCGCATTCAACCTGAACCCGTTGATGCGCTTTGACGGCTACTACGCGATGGCTGATGGATTGGAAATCCCAAACTTGGCCACCCAAGGATCCCGCGCGTTGCGAGCCATCCTAGGGAGAGTCTTGATAGGAAAGGCAATCGGTCCCAACGAAATCGCCAACCCGAAAGGATGGATCATTGGGCACGGCATCCTGTCCGGAGTGTGGAGAGTATTCATCACTGTCACCTTGCTAATTGCAGCTTCCACCATGTTTTCGGGATGGGGACTCCTTCTAGTTTTCGCGGTCGCCTTCGGTTGGGCACAAAAACATCTTTCACTACTACTGAGCCACTTGATGGATCCAACGAAAGGAATCGCCATGCATCTCAGCACCAAACGCGTGGCGGCCATGGTCGCAGGAGTAGTTGGATTGGGGATATTCGCTTTGTTCGTTCCAATTGCCCGTTCCAAGCAACTTCCCACCAGCATACGATTGGCAGACACGCAGTCGATTCGGTGTGCTGAATCTGGATTTGTTGCGGAGGTCATGGTACGCGTTGGTGATCAGGTTCAAAAAGGTGACCCGTTATGCCAACTGACCAGCCCTGAACTGGAATCGGAATTGGCAATTGTCCAATCCAACCTCCGGTTATCCGCAAGCCACCTTCGTCGTCTTCATAGCCGTGGCGACATCGCAGGTTTCCAAGCAGAAACGGCGAATGAACAATCTCTTCGACGCCGACTCGATTCCGTTCGTCAGCAACTGGATTCGCTGTTGATCGTCGCACCGCAAGCTGGACAGATCGTCGAAGGCAACCTTGATGACTTGGAAGGTCGCTTCCTACGTCGCGGCGAAGCCGTTTGCACGATGGGCGACAATGAATCCGCCCATATTGTCGCGTTGCTACCCGCTGACCAATCGTTGCACTGGGAAACAAACTCGGTCCATCGGGCGAGGCTGTGGGTTGAAGGCCAACCCAGTCATCCAATGGACATCGCTTTGCAACTCGACTCAATGCAAGCAAGCGATCGGGTCGAGTTCACTGAGCTTGCTGCTTCCGTGGGCGGACCGCTTCCAGTTTATGCCGGTGATGAGTCCGGCGGACCGCGCTGGGTGAACCCTCAACTCAAATTGACAGCGACACTCGCTCTAGACTCGGTTGATTCCGCCAAACCGCAATTAGCGCCTGGCCAAGTTGCGGTATGCCGCATCCAAATGCCGAAGCAACCCATCGCGATGACGCTCCGCGATTGGTGGTTCTATGAAGCTGCGAACTAG